TCATAACAACTACCGCTCATAGCATTGGAATAGCTGGTAGTATAGCTGAGTTTTGCTTTGTTCTTGATCGCTTCCAAGACTTTAGTGCGGTTGGACAAACAAAATGGGCAACTAACTTCAGTATACGTGTGTTGAATGCAACATCAAGCTGTTGCTTCAACTGTGAGAGGCATACGTAATTTTAGCTAGTAATTACCTTCTTTACATATTAGCTTCATAAACTTGATCTCGCAAAACTAAATCTAGCTAATTTAATGTACTTTCCCTCAGTAAATTCACTAATTGCAAAGTTAATTTTTTTGAAGTTCTAGCTGACAAAAAGTCGGTTATTTTCCCTGATTACTGTTGTAATCAGACTAAATAGGATAAAGCATGTAACACATCATCTACAACGCTAGCTATTGCATTCTGGAGCTTAAAACTCAGATGTCAGTCAAAAGACCTTTATTAATGAATCAGCCACAGATTGGCAAGCTCATTCGTGAACTTCGGTTAGAAACTGGGCTGACGCAAGAACAGTTTGCGGCTCAATTAGGCGTTACCTGCTCTTCAGTTAACCGCTGGGAGAATGGACGCGGCAAGCCTTTACCGCTGGCTAGGCAACAGATCTTGCAATGCGTGGAACAGATGGGCGATCGCGGTAAGGATTTGTTGGCTAAGTATTTAGTCAATTAGCTCTAGGGACAAAAGCTGAGTAAGCAACTGCGGCACGTCTGCGGCAGAGCGCAGATTTTATCTGCCTTTCATTCACAAAAACTTTTACGAAATTGGTAGCGTATGGCTCTCACCAAGGAATATTGGCGTGCCGTAATGACGGGGACGCAAAAAGATCGCCTTGAGGTAAGGAGATGATAACGGAAACATTAAAACCCTTACCAGGTTCCATAGTCACTTGTCGCGATCGCCAGTGGATTGTACTACCTTCCGAAAACCCAGGTATCATCCGCTTGCGCCCTTTGAGTGGCAATGAGGACCAGATTTGCGGTATCTATCAACCACTCAATCTCGAAGCGATCGCCCCAGCGCAGTTTCCTCTCCCACAACCAGAAGCTATTCAAGACCATACTGCCGTCCAGTTGCTGATGGATGCTGCCCGGCTAAGTTTACGTAGTGGAGCAGGACCGTTTAGGTGTTTAGGGCGATTATCTGTCCGACCCCGCCCCTACCAGTTAGTGCCGTTATTGATGGCACTACGCCTAGATACAGTGCGGCTGTTAATTGCTGACGACGTAGGAATTGGTAAAACCATTGAAGCAGGATTAATTGCCCGCGAACTGCTTGACCGAGGTGAAGTCAAACGTCTAGCAATCCTATGCCCACCCCAATTATGCGACCAGTGGCAGCGGGAGTTACGAGAGAAATTTCAGATTGATGCTGTCGTTATTCGTTCTGGCACCGTATCGAAATTAGAACGGGGGCTGCCTGAATCAGGCGATCGCCACATCTTTGAGTATTACCGCCACATCATTGTCAGTCTCGACTACGCCAAGTCAGAACGTCGCCGCGCCAGTTTCCTTACCTATTGCCCCGATTTAGTAATAGTAGATGAAGCTCATACTTGCGCTCGTGGCAATTCTGGGGAAACCTCAGTTCAGCAACGCCACCAGCTCGTGCAAGAGGTTGCAAAAAAATTAGATCGACACCTAGTTTTACTCACAGCTACGCCTCACAGCGGAATTGAAGCTTCCTTCCTATCTATTCTGGGGTTGCTCAAGCCAGAGTTTGAATTCGACCTCGATCGCCTTACCGAAGCCCAGCGCACCCAACTTGCCAATCACTTTGTCCAGCGGCGACGGGCAGACGTGAAATTGTGGCTGGGTAATGAAACACCGTTTCCCGAACGAGAATCATTAGAACTGCCCTATCGACTTTCAAAAGAATATCGCAATTTATTTGAAGAGGTTTATAACTTTGCCCGTGGGCTAGTCAAGACAGCAGATGACCGACTCAGTTATGCCCAGCGTCGAGGACGGTATTGGTCAGCTTTGGCTTTGATTCGCTGCGTTATGTCTTCTCCTGCTGCTGCGATCGCGACGCTGACTCGGCAGGCAAGCAAAGCAGATGTCAGCGAGTTAGTCAATGACATTGATGAAGAACTCCTGGGTGCTTACGTTTACGACCCCACAGAACAGGAGCAAGCCACTGATGCACCGCCGACTGTAGTTGTGGAACAGGGACAACAATCTTATGCAGATACAGACAGACGCAAGTTAAGAACCTTTGTCCAGTTAGCAGAGAAACTGCAAGGGGAAAAAGATGTCAAATTACAGCAGGCGATCGCCACAGTCGAATTGCTACTCAAACAGGGATTTAATCCCATTATTTGGTGTCGCTACATTGCTACCGCTAACTATTTGGCAGCAGCGCTTAAGCAATTGGAGAGAGGTCGCAACATTCGCGTGCTAGCAATTACTGGGGAAATGCCGGAGGACGTGCGCGAAACCCAGTTAACTGATTTGCAATCATATCCCCAGCGTGTGATGGTAGCTACCGACTGCCTGAGTGAGGGGATAAATCTTCAAGAACACTTTAGCGCTGTTGTACATTACGACTTGCCTTGGAACCCAAATCGTTTAGAGCAACGAGAAGGACGAATAGACCGCTACGGACAAACGATCCCTGTTGTAAAAAGCTATTTGCTCTACGGTCAAGATAACCCGGTGGATGGTGCAGTGCTGGAGGTGTTAATTCGTAAAGCAGTACAAATCCACAAGACATTGGGTATTACTGTTCCCGTACCGATGGATAGCGCCACAGTAACGGAAGCAGTGTTTAAATCGTTATTTGAACACGCCCCCGAAGCCAAGCAGCTGTCGTTACTCGACTTATTGGAATCAGATGCCCTAAATCAGGTGCATCAAAGTTGGGATAGGGCAGTGGAACGGGAAAAAATCAGCCGGACTCGCTTTGCTCAACGGTCAATTAAACCAGCCGAAGTAGAGCAAGAGCTAGTTGAGTCGGATCTAATTTTAGGCGACGAGCAGGATGTGGAAAGATTTGTCCGCGCTGCTTGCGAACGATTAAATAGTTCCCTGATTAAAAAGAAGCAAGGTTGGCTCCTGCCATCGCCGCCGCAATGCTTAAAGGCAGTTCTGGGAGACAAACAGCGTTTGGTTTCTTTTACTACGCCAACACCAGAGGGAGTAGAGTACGTCGGACGAAATCACCCGCTTGTAGAAGGTTTAGCACGTCACTTGCTGGAAGAGGCACTGGACAATACCTCCAATCCTGCTGCTGCCCGGTGTGGCTTTACTGTGACTGATGCCGTTGACCAGCGCACAATTCTCTTACTGTTGCGACTGCGGCATCTATTAAAGACTCCCCAGCACCAAAGTTTACTGGCAGAAGAGTGCTTGGTTGCAGGATTTACCGGATCGCCTACTAACCCCCTGTGGCTATCCGATGAGGCAGCTAGAAACTTGTTGCAGCAAGCAGAACCGGTGGGCGACCTGCCGATAGGAAGAAAACGCTTAGAGATCGATCAATTCTTGGAGCAAGTTGGGGAACTCGAAGAGGAGTTACGCTCTTTTGCCGAGCGGCGATCGCATTCTCTCTCCCAATCTCACCGCCGCGTTAGAGCCATTACCAAAGAAGGGCAGGTACGAGTCCAACCCCAACTGCCAATGGATATTTTAGGGATTTTGATTTTACAGCCAGGGCAACCCAAGGTAAACAGATGAGTGCAGTCGCGAATCCATTAACCGGAATTCAGATAGAAGGAAACTTGATCGCCTCAGACATGACAGCAGAAATTCAAGCTGGGGCAATTAAGGGGCAAGCAGCAGCAGATTTTAACTTTGCCAAAACTGACAAACTGGCTGATGAAATTGCGATCGCTTGGGGAGATGCCAAGGCATATTGGGCAGCGTTTCAAAGAGCGGTAGCAAGATTATCTGAAAGTGAGTTGGCAACAACTGTCACCCGCGAACAGTGGGTAGTGCCATTACTACGAAGTTTGGGCTACGACCCTGTTTATACAGCCAAAGCCGAAGTAGTGGATGGACAAACTTTCGCCCTCTCTCACCGTACCGATCCAGGCGAGGATAAACCACCTATTCACATCCTTGGTTGTCGGCTCAAATTAGAACAGCGCCCGCCCAGTGGTACACCCAGACTCTCAGCTCATGCCCTGATGCAGGAATACCTCAACCGGACTGAGCATCTATGGGGGATTGTCACCAATGGGATGCACTGGCGGCTGTTGCGCGACTCTTCGTTGATGACTCGCCTTACCTACATTGAGTTTGACTTGGAACAAATTCTCAACGGTGAGAACTTTGCTGAATTTGGGTTATTTTATCGCCTCTTCCATCGTTCCCGACTACCCCAAGGAACAGAAGATACCGATGCGTGCTTGCTGGAATACTACCACCAAGAGGCAATTCAGCAGGGGGGACGAGTACGCGATCGCCTCCGGGATGGAGTAGAAAAAGCTTTGGTATTGCTGGGTACGGGGTTTCTGCAACATCCAGCTAATGGACAGTTACGGCAATTCTTTCAGTCGGGAGAACAGGCAGACACCGTTTACTACCGCCAGCTGCTACTGCTAATTTATCGCCTGCTGTTTTTGATGGTGGCAGAAGCGCGGAATTTGTTACTGACGGATGAAGATCCAGAAAAAGCCCGCATTTACCTAGAATATTACAGCCTTACCCGATTGCGGAATTTAGCAGAACGTCCCAGCTATCGGCGTGAAGGGTTCCAAGATGTGTGGCAAGGGCTACGAGTAACCTTCCGCTTGTTTGACGAGAACTGGCGGGGAGAAGCTTTAGGACTTTCACCCTTGAATGGGGACTTATTTGGTTCCAAAACACTCAAGCACTTGGATGAATATGCGATCGATAACCACGAACTGTTGCTAGCAATTCGACACTTATCTTTGTACGAACAAAAGGGACAATCGCGCCGGGTAAATTATGCCGCGCTAGATGTCGAGGAATTGGGCAGCGTCTATGAAAGTCTGCTCGATTTTCATCCTCAAGTCGTGCAGCGGCAAGGGATTTATGAATTCCAGTTGGTGACAGGGAGCGATCGCAAAACGACAGGTTCTTACTATACGCCACCTGAACTGGTAGGGCAGTTGATTAAGAGTGCTTTGGAACCTGTAATTGAGGAGAAGTTAAAGAATGCCCTCACCCCTAACCCCTCTCCCAGTGGGAGAGGGGAACAAGAACTCCCCTTCTCCCCAAGGGAGAAGGGGTTGGGGGATGAGGGCAAACGAGATAAATGGGAGGTTCCTGTTGCTGTTCAAAGGAAAATGCAAGAAATTGCGCGGCAGCTACGCAAACAGTCAACACAGAGTGAAGCAATCTTGTGGGAAGCATTACGTAACCGGAAGCTAGACAATCGTAAGTTTCGCCGACAGCACCCAATTGGTACGTTTGTAGTTGATTTCTTTTGCCAACAAGAACGGCTAATTGTCGAAGTTGATGGAGAGATTCACGCATCACAAAGAGATCTCGACCAACAACGTCAAGAACTTCTCGAATCGTTAGGGCTGCGTTTTGTGCGTGTCAGTACTCAGCAAGTTGAAACAGATTTGAATGCAATATTAGAAACAATTCGTGCTGCCTTTCTCCCTTTACCTAGTGGAAAAAATGCCCTCACCCCTAGCCCCTCTCCCACTGGGAGAGGGGAACAAGAACTCCCCTTCTCCCTTGGGGAGAAGGGGTTGGGGGATGAGGGACAATCCCCACAGGAACAAGCTTTACTCAGTATCAAAGTCTGCGATCCTGCTTGCGGTTCAGGGCATTTTCTCTTAGCAGCAGCACGGCGACTTGGCAAAGAGTTAGCGCGAGTCCGCACGGGAGAAGCGCAACCAGGACCAGAACCGTTACGTAAGGCTATTCGAGATGTGGTTCAAAACTGTATCTATGGGGTGGACTTGAACCCCCTGGCGGTCGATCTGTGCAAGGTAGCGTTATGGATTGAGGGTTTTAATCGCGGATTCCCACTGAATTTTCTCGACCACCGGATTAAGTGTGGTAATTCTTTAGTAGGGGTGCTGGATTTAGAGTGTCTAGAAGAAGGCATTCCCGATGAGGCGTATAAGGCAGTGACAGGGGATGATAAGTCTCTGTCGTCGCAGTACCGCAAGCGGAATAAGCAGGAACGAGAAACAGATTTACAGGGACAGTTATCGATATTCGACCAGTTGGATGATGAGCGATCGCACTATGCCCAAACAGCCAAAGAAGTAGGCGCGATCGCGGAAGTTACAACTGTTGATGTTAGACAAAAGCAAGAACAGTATCAACAAAGTCGTCAAAATCGAGGTTGGTGGCGCGACTATTCTGCTTGCAATCTGTGGACGGCTGCCTTCTTTATGCCGCTGACTGAACAAAATTTGCAATTGTTGCCAACAACAGCAGCGTTAACTCAACTATTGCGCGGGAATACGTCTACACAAAAAATAGTGGAAGCGGCAAATAAGTTAGCCCAAGAAAAGCACTTTTTCCACTGGTGTTTGGAATTCCCTGAAGTATTTGAGGTAGGCGGGTTTGATTGTGTATTGGGTAATCCACCTTGGGAACGGATTAAGTTACAGGAAAAAGAGTTTTTCGCTTCTCGCAGCGCTGAAATTGTTAACGCTACAAATAAGGCAGCGCGGGAGAGGTTGATTAAGCAGTTGCCAAAGGCTAATTCAGTATTAGCACAAGCGTTTGATGCAGCAAAGCATGATGCTGAAGCACAAAGTAAGTTTATCCGTGAATCAGATAGATTTCCATTAACTGCTGTAGGAGATATCAATACTTACGCCGTGTTTGCTGAAACAACTAGAAAGCTGATTTCACCTAATGGCAGAGTTGGGGTAATTGTTCCTACAGGTATTGCTACTGATGATACTTATAAAAAGTTTTTTGGGGATTTAACGCAAAAGCAGATTTTAGCAAGTCTGTACGATTTTGAGAATCGAGATAAACTATTTTCTGCTGTAGATAGCCGCATGAAATTCTCCTTACTGGCTATCAGTGGTAAGCCAATAAAACAAGGTAATTTTTCCTTCTTCCTCACCCAACCGAGACAACTAGAAAATCAATCCCGTGTTTTCCAGCTTTCTCCTCAAGATATTGCCTTACTAAATCCTAATACTCTCACCTGTCCTATTTTTCGTACTCGTGCTGATGCTGAACTAACCAAGAAAATCTATCAGCGTGTCCCTATTTTGGAAAATGAACGCACTGGCATTAACCCTTGGGGTATTTCATTTATGGCTATGTTTCACATGGCAAATGATAGCGGTTTGTTTGTCTCCTCACCTCCCTCACCCCCTTCCCCTCTCCCTCAGGGAGAGGGGTGTCCGCAAGGACGGGGTGAGGGCTTATTACCTCTATACGAAGCCAAGATGTTTCACCAGTTCGATCACCGTTGGGCAACTTATACCGACAGTGGCAATACTCGCGATCTGACAGATATTGAAAAAAGTAATCCACGCTTCTTCTCTCAGCCTCGTTACTGGGTTAGCCGTACTCAGGTAGAGAATAAGCTGGGTGATAAATGGAAGAAAGATTGGTTATTAGGTTTTAGAGATATCTGCCGTTCAACTGATGAACGTACATTTATATCTAGCATTTTTCCAAAAATTGCTATTAGCAACAAGGCTCCTTTATTACTGACTAATCAAGCCGATACTAATCTGATTGCCTGTTTTTTGGCTAGCATCAATAGCCTAGTGTTTGATTTGGTTGCTAGGCAAAAGATAGGTGGAACAACAATGAACTTTTTCATAGTTAAACAACTCCCCGTCATTCCCCCAGAAGCATATACCCCAGAAGACATCGACTTTATCAGCAGCCGCGTCCTCGAACTTGTTTACACCGCCTGGGATATGCAACCCTTCGCCCAAGATATGGGATATGACGGCGAACCCTTTATTTGGAACAGCAACAGACGAGCATTATTAAGAGCAGAATTAGACGCATATTATGCCAAACTCTACGGACTCACCCGCGACGAACTCCGTTATATTCTCGATCCTGCTGATGTCTATGGTTCCGACTTCCCCAGCGAAACTTTCCGCGTGTTGAAGAACAACGAAATTAAAAAATTTGGCGAATATCGCACTCAAAGATTGGTACTAGAAGCATGGAATAGAATGTTTGGATAATTCATAATTCGGAATTGATTGTTGTGAATGGCTAGGGTTACGCTTGAGTTTGTTCTGGCGTTATGTCTATTGGAGCTATTGCTGTAATTTCAGAATACCGAGCAAAATCGCGGGTATTAAAAGTAAGAATATGTGTAACTTGATAAACGAGCATTGCTGCTACAAGTCGAGCATCATGAACGTTTACTCCTACAACACCATAAGCCATAACCAGCCGTTCCCATTCTGGATAGATAGCAGAAGTATCGCGCCCCAATAAAATGTTGGTTGCGTTTACAGCGTCCGCGTACATTGGATGACTTGGCTGGGCGCTTCGCAGCAGCACATTGGTGTCTACAAGGAAAGTCATAAACGCTCGTCATCGTATATGCTCTCGCGGCTGACAGCATAATCGGACAAAAGTAGCGTATTTCGGTCGTGGCTAGAAGCCCATTCCCGAAAAGCACGCGCACGTTCTTCTGGAGTCGTTTTGTATGAAGGAGTCTGCTTCAGTTCTCTCAAACGCTCAACCATATAATCGAGGTGAGGCTGAATTTGCTCAGGAGTAAGATTCGTCATCCTGACCAGCACTTGAGTAATTACCTCTAAGTCTTCTTTATTGTCTTCAAGATTTTGACTGTTTCCAGCAACTCGGTTCTGTGTCATCTCTTTGTCCTTTCAGGAAAAATATATGTCGAACTAATCTTGCTTGCTATTTTGACAAATCTGGTACCAAAAGAGGGAAATACTGACATTCTGCTAACAACAGACGACAGACTGATACGTAAATCTAATATTTAACATCCTATGAATGCTGTCACTGTAAATTTGAACCCTGTTATTCAACTTACCGATGACCAGTTTTACCAACTCTGTCGAGCAAATCCTGACGTGAAATTTGAACGTAACGCAAAGGGAGCATTAATCATTATGCCACCTACGGGAGGAGAAACTGGCAATCTTAATGTTGAAATTGCTACTGAATTTGTGCTTTGGAACCGACAGACGCAGCTAGGTAAAGTTTTCGATTCCTCCACTTGTTTCAAACTTCCCAACGGTGCAGATCGTTCTCCCAATGTTTCATGGCTTAAACAAGATCGCTGGGATACTCTGACTCCAGAACAAAAAGCACAATTTCCTCCAATTGCTCCTGATTTTGTTTTGGAGTTAATGTCACCTACAGATAGTTTAATGACAACAAAAAATAAAATGCAAGAGTATATGGAAAATGGAGTAAGACTTGGCTGGTTAATTAATCCTAATACTCATTCAGCAGAGATTTATCGTCAAGGACAGAGTGTAGAATTTTTACAATCTCCTATTAAATTATTAGGAGAAGATATTTTACCTGGCTTTGCACTCAATTTACAACTGCTTTGGAAGTCATCATAACGATTAATGCAAAAAGCATAGGAACAAATCAATAAAATTGTTGTAAGTATTAATAATTATTTAGTCAAAAATCCAAAAATTTTGGTTAAAGGTGTGATATCAAATCCGCTTAAATGACTGTAAGATCTCGCCCTCACCCCCTGCCCCTCTCCCAAGCTTGGGAGAGGGGTGCCGGAGGCGGGGTGAGGGCTAGCCAAATCATGGGCAATCAACCGGATTTGATATGATAAATATATCGATTTGAGTGCGATCGCCTGCGCTCTCATGTGATGTATCTAACTAAATTGGGCATTCTAAGACAAGAACATAGACGAGTTCGTCGTTAAAACAAAACCGATAAGCGCAGTTCTTTATGTCAGATGCCCTTAATCTCCAAGCTATCCTGGACATCTTTAATTTACGGGATGAAATTATTGGCGACTACCGCCGCTACATCGAAAGCTTTCTCAAGATTCGCGAGCCACGGTTAGAGGCATTTGTTGATCGCGAACTCGAACGCGGCGAACTGTGGCCCGATCCGCTAGTGCAGCTTAATCCCTCCTATAAATCTGGCGCTACCGTAACTCAACTCGTACAGCAGGGCGTACTCCATCCCGATTGCAGTCACTATTTCTATAAAAATGGTCAACCCTTCCGCTTCCACTACCATCAGCAGCAAGCATTTCTTGCCGCCCAGCGTCAGGAACCCTACGTCCTAACTACAGGTACTGGTTCGGGAAAAAGCATGACCTACGTAGTGCCAATTTTTGATGACTTGCTGCGTCATCCAGAAATCAAAGGAGTTCGGGCAATTTTGGTTTACCCGATGAATGCCCTGATTAACTCCCAAAAAGAAGAGTTTGACAAATTCCTAACTCAAGTTCCCAACAGCCCCATTCGTGTCGAGAAATACACCGGACAAGAAAGCCTGACACAAAAAGTCGAAATTCAAAACAACCCACCCCAAATCCTGCTCACTAACTACGTGATGTTGGAGTTGATGCTTTCCCGCACCCACGAAAACAGGTTGGTTGAGTCTCCCAACCTGAAATTTCTCGGATTAGACGAACTGCACACCTACCGGGGTCGCCAAGGGGCTGATGTTGCTATCCTGATTCGCAAACTCCGCCAACGCTGCGGTCAAGATATTCTGTGTATCGGTACTAGTGCCACCATGTCTACCGAAGGCAGCCGAGAGAATCGCCGTCAAACTGTAGCTGCGGTAGCCAGTAAGTTGTTTGGCATGGCAGTCAAGCCAGAAAACGTGATCGATGAAACTCTGGAGCGTGCTATCCAGCGCCCTACTCCCAGTGCTGAGGAACTCCACCACAGCATTACCGCAGGCTTACCCCCCCAAGCAGAGCGATCGCTAGCAGCATTTCAAACTCACCCACTCAGCGCTTGGATGGAAATGAATTTTGGGCTAGCTGAGGAGCAAGGGCATTTGGTTCGCCGCACGCCGATTTCCCTCGCAACTGGAGCCGAGCAACTTGCCGCTCAAACCCAAGTTCCAACCCAAACTTGCCAAGAAACTCTAAAGCAGATGTTTCTCTGGGGCAGTAAAACTAAAGGACTGGCATTTCGCCTGCATCAATTTATTTCCCAAGGGGGTAGCGTCTATGCCACTATCGAGTCTCGCGAGCAACGCTTTTTGACGCTAGAAGGTCAGTACGCAACTACTAACGATCGCCTGCTTTACCCTTTAGTCTTCTGCCGCGAGTGCGGACAAGACTACTACGTAGTGCGCTACGACCCAGATAACTGTACTGTAACTCCGCAGCTAGCTATCTCTCTCGATACCAACGATACTGATATGCAAGAGGGCTACCTTACCCTCGATGAACCGGGACTGTGGGAGACGGATGACGAAGACCGCTTTCCCGATAGCTGGTTTAATGAAACCAAAAAGCAGGGTCGCGTCCCCAAGAAGGAATATGCCTCCCACATCCCACAAAAGTTACGAGTTTTCCCCAATGGTAAAGTCACTAATTCCCTATTGGAAGGTACGAGTAGCTGGTTTGTCGCCAAACCCTTTCTCACCTGCCTTAACTGCGGTGTTGTGCATGACAAGAAAAAGAACGAATTTACTAAGTTGTCCCGCCTGAGTAGCGAAGGTCGCAGTACTGCTACGACTCTCCTCTGTCTTTCCACTGTTAATCGCTTAAAGTCTAGTCCAGCCATTAAACCCGAAGCAGCGAAAATCCTCAGCTTCACGGATAATCGTCAGGATGCTTCCTTGCAAGCCGGACACTTCAACGATTTTGTCCAAACCAGCTTTTTACGGGCAGCACTGAATAAAGCACTTCAGACAAATCAAAGACTAACGCACAGCCAGCTGGCTAACGAGGTTGTTAAACAGATGAATTTAGACCAAGCTAGCTATGCCATTCAACCAGCCCAGTTTGGTCCTGGTAAAAAGCGAAACGAGAGAGTCTTCTGTGAGTTAGTCGAATATCGCCTCTACGAAGACTTGCGTCGAGGTTGGCGGATTGTGCAACCCAACTTAGAACAATGCGGTCTGTTAGTAATTGAATACGACGAATTAGGAACAGTCTGCGAACAGCTGCAACTGTGGCAGCAACATTCCTATCCCCTATTGTTGCAAGCTACCCCAGCCCAAAGATTGTTTGTTACCAAAGCCTTGCTCGATCATCTGCGTAAAGAACTGACACTCGACGCAGCATTACTGCAAAGCGATCGCCTAGACCAACTTAAGCGTGAAGTGGCACAAGCAATCAAAGATCCTTGGAAATTTGATACCGATGAACGTCTGCACATCGCTACTTGGGCTTCTATTGCCAGCGGCGACTGGGAACGAGTGAAAGTTAAGCTAACTTCCCGTAGTAAAATTGGTCGTTTCCTCCGCGCTACTGCCACCTGGCCTTGGCTGCAACAACCATTATCTGAACCAGAGTATAACTCCTTGATTCAGGCACTCATCAATGTTCTATGTACAGCGGGCTATCTCAAGCTCGAAGGGACACAGGTGCAGTTGCGAATTGATTGCATGATTTGGCAAGCCCAAACAGTTGATAAGATTCCTGTCGATCCACTTGTATCCAAGCGGCTTCAAGGTAGTGAAGACTCACAGCTTGAAGTTAATCGGTTTTTTCAGGACTTCTATCAGGGCAATGCTCAGCAACTACACAGTCTGGAAGGGCGGGAACACACCGGGCAAGTCAGCAATGAAGACCGCCAGGAACGGGAAGAAATGTTTCGCCAAGGACAATTGGCATCCCTGTTCTGTTCTCCCACAATGGAACTGGGTATCGATATCTCCGATTTGAATGCCGTCCATTTACGAAATGTGCCGCCGACTCCTGCTAACTATACTCAACGCAGCGGTCGAGCAGGACGAAGTGGACAAGAGGCACTCGTCATTACCTATGCCTCCGTTGGTAGCGGACACGACCAGTATTTCTTCCAGCGTCCAGAGCAAATGGTGGCAGGGGTGGTAGCGCCACCAAAGCTGGAACTGGGCAACCAAGACTTGATCCAGTCTCACGTTTATTCCATTTGGTTAGCCCAGACAGGGCAGGATTTAAAAGAATCGATGAATCAAATTCTCGACCTGGATTTAGCAGCATATCCCTTGAAAGATTCTGTGCGATCGCAACTAGCACTCACGCCTGATGCTAAAGAAAAATGTCTTCAAGCTGCTCAAACAATTCTTGTCGATATCTTCTGTCAAGACGACCTGAAGCAAGCTTCTTGGTATTCCCTTGAGTGGCTGCGTTACACTATCGAAAATGCCCTGGGCACATTTGACAGGAAGTGCGATCGCTGGCGCAAGCTTTACGGTGATGCGATCGCTCAACGAGATTGGGCTCGACAACTAATCGACGGTTCGGCTAAGGGGAGCGTCACCCAAGAACAGCGCAAGCTAGCCGAGACTCAGGAAAGAGAAGCCCGCAGGCAAATCGATTTATTAGTTGGGCAAGTTAGTCCGGGAAAGAGTCAAACCGAGTTAGAGTTTTATCCTTACCGTTACTTTGCTGCTGAAGGCTTCCTGCCAGGATACAACTTTCCCCGGTTACCAGTTCGGGCTTATATTCCGGCTGGCGACTCTGGCAGATTTATCTCCCGCCCCCGCATAGTTGCCATCCGCGAGTTTGCCCCTAGTAATGTTGTTTACTACGAAGGCTCTAAATTCCAGATTGCTAAAATGCGAGTTCCTGT
This window of the Chroococcidiopsis sp. CCMEE 29 genome carries:
- a CDS encoding DUF559 domain-containing protein, with protein sequence MSAVANPLTGIQIEGNLIASDMTAEIQAGAIKGQAAADFNFAKTDKLADEIAIAWGDAKAYWAAFQRAVARLSESELATTVTREQWVVPLLRSLGYDPVYTAKAEVVDGQTFALSHRTDPGEDKPPIHILGCRLKLEQRPPSGTPRLSAHALMQEYLNRTEHLWGIVTNGMHWRLLRDSSLMTRLTYIEFDLEQILNGENFAEFGLFYRLFHRSRLPQGTEDTDACLLEYYHQEAIQQGGRVRDRLRDGVEKALVLLGTGFLQHPANGQLRQFFQSGEQADTVYYRQLLLLIYRLLFLMVAEARNLLLTDEDPEKARIYLEYYSLTRLRNLAERPSYRREGFQDVWQGLRVTFRLFDENWRGEALGLSPLNGDLFGSKTLKHLDEYAIDNHELLLAIRHLSLYEQKGQSRRVNYAALDVEELGSVYESLLDFHPQVVQRQGIYEFQLVTGSDRKTTGSYYTPPELVGQLIKSALEPVIEEKLKNALTPNPSPSGRGEQELPFSPREKGLGDEGKRDKWEVPVAVQRKMQEIARQLRKQSTQSEAILWEALRNRKLDNRKFRRQHPIGTFVVDFFCQQERLIVEVDGEIHASQRDLDQQRQELLESLGLRFVRVSTQQVETDLNAILETIRAAFLPLPSGKNALTPSPSPTGRGEQELPFSLGEKGLGDEGQSPQEQALLSIKVCDPACGSGHFLLAAARRLGKELARVRTGEAQPGPEPLRKAIRDVVQNCIYGVDLNPLAVDLCKVALWIEGFNRGFPLNFLDHRIKCGNSLVGVLDLECLEEGIPDEAYKAVTGDDKSLSSQYRKRNKQERETDLQGQLSIFDQLDDERSHYAQTAKEVGAIAEVTTVDVRQKQEQYQQSRQNRGWWRDYSACNLWTAAFFMPLTEQNLQLLPTTAALTQLLRGNTSTQKIVEAANKLAQEKHFFHWCLEFPEVFEVGGFDCVLGNPPWERIKLQEKEFFASRSAEIVNATNKAARERLIKQLPKANSVLAQAFDAAKHDAEAQSKFIRESDRFPLTAVGDINTYAVFAETTRKLISPNGRVGVIVPTGIATDDTYKKFFGDLTQKQILASLYDFENRDKLFSAVDSRMKFSLLAISGKPIKQGNFSFFLTQPRQLENQSRVFQLSPQDIALLNPNTLTCPIFRTRADAELTKKIYQRVPILENERTGINPWGISFMAMFHMANDSGLFVSSPPSPPSPLPQGEGCPQGRGEGLLPLYEAKMFHQFDHRWATYTDSGNTRDLTDIEKSNPRFFSQPRYWVSRTQVENKLGDKWKKDWLLGFRDICRSTDERTFISSIFPKIAISNKAPLLLTNQADTNLIACFLASINSLVFDLVARQKIGGTTMNFFIVKQLPVIPPEAYTPEDIDFISSRVLELVYTAWDMQPFAQDMGYDGEPFIWNSNRRALLRAELDAYYAKLYGLTRDELRYILDPADVYGSDFPSETFRVLKNNEIKKFGEYRTQRLVLEAWNRMFG
- a CDS encoding Uma2 family endonuclease, with protein sequence MNAVTVNLNPVIQLTDDQFYQLCRANPDVKFERNAKGALIIMPPTGGETGNLNVEIATEFVLWNRQTQLGKVFDSSTCFKLPNGADRSPNVSWLKQDRWDTLTPEQKAQFPPIAPDFVLELMSPTDSLMTTKNKMQEYMENGVRLGWLINPNTHSAEIYRQGQSVEFLQSPIKLLGEDILPGFALNLQLLWKSS